The Coffea arabica cultivar ET-39 chromosome 6e, Coffea Arabica ET-39 HiFi, whole genome shotgun sequence genome contains the following window.
TGGACATTATAATTACCATGTAAATTCTATAATGCGTAAGAAAAATGCTTCACATTTGTGTTGCAATAATTAACTTACTGTAAGCATCCATGTTGCATTCTCAACTTCATGTGGATTGGATTTGACATATCGATGGTTGAATGTACAACCATCATGCATGTCAACCTTGTGCTCATCCTTAAGATGTGCTTCCAGTGTTGGAATATCACCAGTTATGGAGCACTCAGACCCAGCATAAGGGCAACTGTATGGACGGAATCGACAATTCTGCTCATGTTTGAGCTTACTATAGTATGGAAATATATCATGACAGCCAAGACCCTGGTACTGACAAGGAAGTTCTAATGATTCAGCCACTCTTTCCAAGGCCAAACATCTTATGTCTCCAAGATCAAATCGGCAAGTTGGGCAAGAGTTATGGACCCTAACTTTGCAGTTTGCACAAAGTGTGTGTCCATTGGGGCACTACATAAAGAGAATAAAAAAATAAGGTAAAGAATTTAATAGCAGTTGGgacattagaaaaatcataaaagctTGCACAAGGCTATAATTTAAATACTTCACGACAAACAAGTACTCAAGGAAAGAATAGCATGCAGCATTTGTATGCAAAACAAAACTAGTAAAGATAATGATTACTAAAGATGTAATTCTGAACCATGCATGGAATCGAGAGGATCTAGTATCATAATGAACAAACAATCTATCTACTATATTAATCATCCCAGACACTGAAGCTGAAATTGACAATCACTGCACAATGACCCTCATTTGTTGTCAAAATAACAAAACTTTCTTAATTAAACTATTTATGACGCAATCTACCACGCACTaaaaaccagaatcaccaaattTCGAAGGCATACCAACATATATCTTCTCACCCAGTCCGATAATCATCCGAGATTGTATCCTAGCCTTGAATTTCAATATCCATGAGATAGGATTTCAAATTCATTGATCAGTTAACAGAGTCATGGGCTGAGCAGTACAAGATTTACTGCACCTTTTCAGTTTAAATTTAGCTGGTTTAAAGGTGATTTGTCCATGACATATCATGCTTCTCTAGACAGACTTTTACGACCATGTAAAACTTTTTTCTTAGTCCTGTGAGTAAATAAAGTAGAGAGGGATGGGGATATTTCACAAAGAAGACCTAGGAAAAATTTGATCTTCTATAGAACAACTTTTAGGGGTAGATTGAAACGAAAATCAACTTCTACAAGAGGCTGCTTGCCTCGCACAACAGGCACACACCAGAAACTTTTGATGGATAATCCAGCTTGAAACTAGTAGATATGGACAAATTAACAAAAGCATGAGTAATAATTCCCACGATATTGAAGTGTTAGTAAACgatgaatgaagaaaaaaacaatattacaaaaaagaatagaaaGTAAACTTAAGAGATTATGAATGAAACATGTATCGTATAAGAACACCACTAGATAGATGACTACATTATAAGCTGTGAAAGACAAGTAACCCATAAATGATCTCCGCTTGGAGGAACAGCCAAAATGTACACATAACATCAAAAATCCATCACTCAACTGACAGAATCTAAGATCAATAAATCCATGCATGTAGAACTACCCCAAATAAATTGGACATCATCCAAAGATAAATCCAATCATCAATGAAGAGATCCAACTTTAGTTCACAGCATTAAATCAAACCTGATGAATTGGGGGGTACATCGAACTTCCGCAAACAGGACACTGAAGAAGTTCATGCACACCATTCATTGAAGATATTCCATGCTTTTCACTAAGGCCAATCTTAGGTTTAACTGAACTGCTACTTTTCTCTGCCTTGACTATTGCAATGTCATAATTTGTGGCCTTTGGGATTGAGTCAACATCTTCTCTGAAAGCGCCACCTCCAGGAGCCATTTTCTTTAAacctaaaataacaaaaatactGCTAAGTATCTGGATGCACCAGCAAAACTGAGACTTACTTCAGACAACAATTTAAGTACCATTAGTAGTAGATGTTGTTCAAAGTGTACACATTCTAGATGGTCAATTTTGACTTAAGATTCATtggaaaatacaaaaaattggaAATCTAAGCCAGGTAAACTAATTCAGCTGGGTCCTAGTCATGCTATTAGATCAACTATTAGCGCATTGACTGAACCCAAGAATTTTCCATACTTCCACTTTTTGTTTTCCCACCCTTTAGTTAAGAAGTTAGGTAGATTTCTAAACTAACATATATCTAAACAGATTCTCTTTACCTACCATACATGCAAAACAACCACTGATAGGCTTTCTGTTATCTACCATAACAACAGTTACTTGCTCTCGTATCATATGACAACCAACCAAGTATATAGGTTCATTTAGCACTTTCCAAGATCAATAGAATAAGTTGCAAACTTACCCTTTTACCAGCGAGCCATTGCTAATTCAATCTGACAATCATGTCATGTTTGCACAAACTTAAAAGGCTAACAGATTGCATTTTCAAATTCTCATTTAAAGACAAAAATAGAAGCCTCAAGCCAGTGCTCTTATAATTAGAAAAGAAGAATGGCATGTCAACAATTCTCAATACTAAACGGATAAAGATTCATAAATCATCCGCCAAAAAATAGCATTCTATTACTGGCAAAGTGATAGCTCACCAACAAGAGATACCTTTGCCTACTCCCTGCACCTAcaacctaatattctctattttaaaatatttcacCAAAATGGATAAATTAACATCTTTCCaacaattaaaaagaaaagaactttGAATATCTTGTAATATCATTCAAAACCAAAATTTTTGGTGCACAACAGGATAAATTTGAGGGGGAAAATATCTGCAGATTTTCCCAGAATAAAAAGGTgagttttattaaaaaaaaaaaaaaaaacctatcaTGTTTCCACTCATATAACTGGTTTACGAAGATTCGAATttcataaggaaaaaaaaaacctcttccATGTTTATTCAGTCACAGAACTAATCAAAACTCATTCCTGGCATCAGAAAATAAAAAGCTAAAAAAGGGATTTAATCCCTCCAATATTTCCAAGAACAAgattaaattttttcaaaaaagggaatttttttcaCAAGCGTGGCTTCCCATATCCCCCAAAAAAAAGCCATCAAATCATAAAAGAAGAACTAGCCCAGAAATGAAGATGCCAAATTGAAAATTTACACcacattttgaaaaaattaaaaaagataaaaaagaaaacttttACTTAAAAGACTGAATAAAACAGCTAATAATAGACTGAGGCAAAATCACACAACGAGATTATACATACCTACTCGAAATTGGAATCGATTTCTTTTCGCCAGCAACAAAAATCGAAACTTTATAGTTATAGATTCTCCAAAatcgaaaacaaaagaaacgagaataaaaaacgaaaaaacaagagtaaga
Protein-coding sequences here:
- the LOC113694832 gene encoding E3 ubiquitin-protein ligase SINAT2 isoform X2, which translates into the protein MAPGGGAFREDVDSIPKATNYDIAIVKAEKSSSSVKPKIGLSEKHGISSMNGVHELLQCPVCGSSMYPPIHQCPNGHTLCANCKVRVHNSCPTCRFDLGDIRCLALERVAESLELPCQYQGLGCHDIFPYYSKLKHEQNCRFRPYSCPYAGSECSITGDIPTLEAHLKDEHKVDMHDGCTFNHRYVKSNPHEVENATWMLTVFNCYGKQFCLHFEAFQIGMAPVYMAFLRFMGEDSEARKYSYALEVGAYGRKLTWQGVPRSIRDSHKKVRDSQDGLIIPRALALFFSGGDGQELKLRVTGRIWKEL
- the LOC113694832 gene encoding E3 ubiquitin-protein ligase SINAT2 isoform X1, with protein sequence MVKTHLFSAFSTATLTSRLLLLTLVFSFFILVSFVFDFGESITIKFRFLLLAKRNRFQFRVGLKKMAPGGGAFREDVDSIPKATNYDIAIVKAEKSSSSVKPKIGLSEKHGISSMNGVHELLQCPVCGSSMYPPIHQCPNGHTLCANCKVRVHNSCPTCRFDLGDIRCLALERVAESLELPCQYQGLGCHDIFPYYSKLKHEQNCRFRPYSCPYAGSECSITGDIPTLEAHLKDEHKVDMHDGCTFNHRYVKSNPHEVENATWMLTVFNCYGKQFCLHFEAFQIGMAPVYMAFLRFMGEDSEARKYSYALEVGAYGRKLTWQGVPRSIRDSHKKVRDSQDGLIIPRALALFFSGGDGQELKLRVTGRIWKEL